GTCTACGGGGACGGTGGAACCTCACCGATCCCGGAGACCCGCGCCGCCGCGCCGACCAGTCCCTACGGAGCTTCAAAACTGGCGGCCGAGCAGGCCGTGGCCTATCAGGCCGCGACCGGGCGGCTCGGCGCGATCGTGCTGCGCTCGTTCAACGTGGCCGGTGCGGTCGGTTCCCACTCCGACCGCGACAGCAGCCGGATCATCCCGGCCGCGCTCGGGGTGGCCTCCGGGCGGCGGGACGCCTTCCGGGTGAACGGCGACGGCGCGTCGATCCGTGAGTACGTGCACGTGGTCGACATGGCCCGGGCCTATCTGACGGCGCTGCGCGCGGTCGTGCCCGGCCAGTGCACGGTGTACAACGTCGGCTCCGGCGTCGGGGTGAGCGTGTCCGACGTACTGGCGACGGTGGAGAGCGTGACGGGGCGGGACGTCCCGCGGGTGACCCTGCCCGCGGTGCCCGAACCACGGGCGCTCATCGCCGACAGCACGCGGATCCGCGCCGACCTCGGGTGGAACTCACCCTCCTCGACCATCGAGCGGATCGTCGCGGACGCCTGGCGCTCCACCGCCGTGCTCGAATCGGTCCCGGTCGGCCGGGCGGACGTCCCGATCGGCACCTGAGCACCTCAGCAGCTGAGCACCTGACCGTCCGACCCGTCCGATTGCCCGGCGCGGGTTTCGTCGGTATGCCCGATCGGCCCGGGCCGGCGTGAAACGATGAGCCGACCAAAGCCGAGCCGACGAAGTCGAGCCGACCGAAGGAGAGGGCAGCGGTGGGTCGTCCCTTCCATGTCTATGACTACGAGGGCGAGCATCTGGGGGCGTTCCCGAGCTGGGAGCGCGCCCACGAGTGGGCCCACCTGCAGGCCGTCCTGAACGGCGTGCCGACCCCGCTGGAGGTGGAGGACCGGTCCACCTCCAGCCGGCGCAGGGTGTGGGCGGACCGCTGCGAGCCGGTGGGGGCCGGCGCATCGAACCCGGGCGCCCCGGCCAGCACCGGCACCCATGCCCAGGTCCGGTCCGAGGCTCACGTCGACGCCGACACGGACCTGCTCGCCGCGGGGCGCTGTGCCGCGGTGCGGGCTCCGGTCTTCGCGCCGCCCCACCCCCGGCAGTCGACCGAGTACGCGGACGGTTTCGTCGCGGACGGTGTCCTCACGGAGGGCGGGCACACCGCTCTCACCGACGCCGCCCGCATCGAGTTGTGACGGTCTCGGGCCACCAGACGATCTCGGGCCACCACTTTCCGGCCACCCTCACCATGGGTGGCACACGGACTGCCCTCCGCCAGGAGAATTTTTTCCAACGCAACGTGACAGATTGCCGACCAAAGCGTGGCCCGGCAGGGCATGACAAGACGTTATAAAGCAGGTCATATCCTTCCAGGGAGGCATCCATCATGGCTGCCTCGTGCCCGGTCCTGCCTGGCCGGGAACTGCCCTCGCGCAACCTGACACTCCACCTGGTGAGCTGAGCACACTAATCTGGCGGCTGTCGTCGGGGATTCACCGCACTGCGAGGCACCTTCGACGTGCCTCGCAGTGAATCGTGGGCGACGGGCACAGCCGAGACGCTCCTTGGGGGAGACGAAAGTGGACGAGCAGACCGCTGCCGCCGGCGGAGCGCGACCGACGTCGCGCCTCGTCGTCGATGTCGTGCGAGCGCTGCGGGGATGGGTGGTCGCCGCAGCCGGCGGCGTTCTTCTCCTCGGCTGCTACCTGGGCGTCTCCAAGGAGACGGACGTCGCGTACCAGCTCCCGTATGTGGTGTCGGGCGGCTTCGGCGGCCTGGCGCTGGTCCTCGTGGGCAGCGCCCTGCTGGTCGCCGACCGGGTGGACGCCAACCAGGCCACGCAGAACCGGCTCGCCGGCCAGGTCGACGACCTGCACACCCTGATCATCGCCGCCGCGGCCAGCGGAGCGGCCGACACCGAGGCCGCCGACCTGCCCGCGCCCGCCGCCCAGGGGCACGACGTCCCGGGCCACGGCGCACCGGGCCAGCCGTTCGTGGCCCAGACGAGCTCCGCCTCCGCGGCCGTCTCCGGCCAGCGGTTCTGAGCCGGCCCCGGACGACACCATGGGCACCGTCGACCCGGGCGCGGGGCCGCTGACCGGCCCGTCCCCGGCACCTCCCGCGGAGTGAGCGGATGACCAGTATCGATCTCGCGCTCACCGCCATCTCGCTCGGGGCG
This portion of the Parafrankia irregularis genome encodes:
- a CDS encoding transporter codes for the protein MDEQTAAAGGARPTSRLVVDVVRALRGWVVAAAGGVLLLGCYLGVSKETDVAYQLPYVVSGGFGGLALVLVGSALLVADRVDANQATQNRLAGQVDDLHTLIIAAAASGAADTEAADLPAPAAQGHDVPGHGAPGQPFVAQTSSASAAVSGQRF
- a CDS encoding NAD-dependent epimerase/dehydratase family protein — protein: MRILVTGASGFVGGVTADLLCAAGHQVTALVRDATARSRLSRMVEVVQADLLEPRQLAAAGVSRGFDGVCHLAALTRVRESRETPLRYFAANVTGTINLLAALDAGTRATGVAPRFVFGSSCAVYGDGGTSPIPETRAAAPTSPYGASKLAAEQAVAYQAATGRLGAIVLRSFNVAGAVGSHSDRDSSRIIPAALGVASGRRDAFRVNGDGASIREYVHVVDMARAYLTALRAVVPGQCTVYNVGSGVGVSVSDVLATVESVTGRDVPRVTLPAVPEPRALIADSTRIRADLGWNSPSSTIERIVADAWRSTAVLESVPVGRADVPIGT